From Phragmitibacter flavus, the proteins below share one genomic window:
- a CDS encoding ABC transporter ATP-binding protein, whose product MPTTPPASSSAPYLQADQLGKFYGENRVLNGISFSLERGKCLALLGPSGCGKSTLLNILAGLLPADEGRVLLDGKVIEEAVTGVSLPAQHRRFSVVFQDLSLWPHMTVAENVGFGLDNQRLADDEKHRRVDEALKRVEIYPLRHRHPATLSGGQQQRVAIARAIVVEPSVLLMDEPLAALDANLRETMRDEIAGLIRRLNITTIYVTHDHTEALTIAHQVAVMNEGNIEQIAAPRKIYDEPATTFVASFLGSANAFLYTYEMQALQNSSGEALFPPRPVSTQHCYLMVRREHVRIIPVGQADEFPIEDLIQWKATCVKNTFSGERYEVQAVTAKGEVFRGFTREPLPLDQPVLVEFDPRQVMLVEK is encoded by the coding sequence ATGCCAACCACGCCGCCCGCTTCTTCGTCCGCGCCTTATCTGCAAGCCGACCAACTCGGGAAATTCTACGGGGAGAACCGAGTGCTCAATGGAATTTCGTTTTCATTGGAGCGGGGCAAGTGTCTGGCATTGCTCGGGCCTTCCGGCTGCGGCAAATCCACCTTGTTGAACATCCTCGCCGGACTGCTGCCCGCAGACGAAGGTCGGGTGCTGCTGGATGGCAAGGTGATCGAGGAAGCGGTGACCGGCGTGAGCCTGCCAGCTCAGCATCGGCGCTTTTCGGTGGTGTTTCAAGATTTGAGCCTGTGGCCGCACATGACGGTGGCGGAGAATGTGGGCTTTGGCCTCGATAATCAGCGGCTTGCTGATGATGAGAAACACCGCCGGGTCGATGAGGCGTTGAAAAGAGTGGAGATTTATCCGTTGCGGCACCGGCATCCGGCCACGTTGTCGGGTGGACAGCAGCAACGCGTGGCGATTGCGCGGGCGATTGTGGTGGAGCCTTCGGTATTGTTGATGGATGAACCTCTGGCGGCACTTGATGCGAACCTGCGGGAGACGATGCGTGATGAAATTGCTGGGTTGATCCGCCGATTGAACATCACCACCATCTACGTGACACACGATCATACGGAGGCGTTGACCATTGCGCATCAGGTGGCGGTGATGAACGAGGGCAATATTGAGCAGATTGCGGCTCCAAGAAAAATTTATGACGAGCCTGCGACGACGTTCGTGGCTTCATTTCTGGGCAGCGCCAATGCGTTTCTCTACACTTATGAGATGCAGGCATTGCAGAATTCGTCGGGTGAGGCGCTGTTTCCACCACGTCCGGTGAGCACCCAGCATTGTTATTTGATGGTTCGTCGCGAGCATGTGCGCATCATTCCGGTGGGACAGGCGGATGAGTTTCCCATTGAGGATCTCATTCAATGGAAGGCGACCTGTGTGAAGAACACGTTTTCAGGAGAGCGTTATGAAGTGCAAGCGGTGACTGCGAAGGGGGAGGTGTTCAGGGGATTCACGCGTGAACCGTTGCCGTTGGATCAACCGGTGTTGGTGGAGTTCGATCCGAGGCAGGTGATGCTGGTGGAGAAGTGA
- a CDS encoding prepilin-type N-terminal cleavage/methylation domain-containing protein: MQRPQRPSGFTLIELIVVVAVIAVLVSLTAMTVMGLQSPGSRQGAMLQITQALEEARMTAIEQSATVYVGFADAGHPDEEKKLCAHLLFREYTTEEVAAMTAPPAANTYKALTGWNLLPKGFYLDPGTVDSLLAGDTIKMDVVGLPGEPESVYAIAFGSLGQVVKPEQTALAPMVVMPAELVDGSGALKKVPNSDASAFSVQINRFTGRVKTYDGLPVTEPSGPSE, translated from the coding sequence ATGCAGAGACCGCAAAGGCCATCCGGCTTCACCTTGATCGAACTGATCGTGGTGGTGGCAGTCATTGCAGTATTGGTGTCATTGACGGCGATGACGGTGATGGGGTTGCAGTCGCCGGGTTCGCGACAGGGGGCGATGTTGCAAATTACCCAGGCGCTGGAGGAGGCACGCATGACGGCCATTGAGCAAAGTGCAACAGTCTATGTTGGGTTTGCTGATGCCGGTCATCCCGATGAGGAAAAAAAGCTTTGCGCCCATTTGCTTTTTCGTGAATACACGACGGAGGAAGTCGCGGCCATGACTGCACCGCCTGCCGCCAACACTTACAAGGCATTGACGGGCTGGAACCTGCTGCCTAAGGGATTTTATCTTGATCCAGGCACGGTGGATTCGTTGCTGGCGGGAGATACGATCAAGATGGATGTCGTGGGATTGCCGGGGGAGCCGGAGAGCGTGTATGCGATTGCCTTTGGATCGCTGGGTCAAGTGGTGAAGCCGGAGCAGACGGCGCTCGCGCCGATGGTGGTGATGCCGGCGGAGCTGGTGGATGGATCTGGAGCTTTAAAAAAGGTCCCCAACAGCGATGCCAGTGCCTTCAGTGTCCAGATTAACCGGTTTACGGGGCGGGTGAAAACTTATGATGGACTGCCCGTCACGGAACCATCCGGCCCATCAGAATAA